GCAACTTTTATCATCACTTAACCAGTGGTCTACCCGTTGAATTTTTTCGGtagtattttttctttctgtcatTTATTCGGCATCTGTCAATACTGAAAGAAAGGTAAGCCCTCGTGAATAGCATGGACCCCATGCGTCCGTGTGCGTGATTTTGTCACACACAACTAGTTTTTACTGACACCAATCAGCAATAACGTCTGTCATTCCTCATGCATGACCGCGAGCATCAAGGTGATACCTTCTGCATATGCAAATGACAACCCTGTCACGATTCTAAGTTGTTTTGCAACCGCCAGCGTTCCTCCCTTCAGgccgaaaaaaaacacttacACTGTTAACTTGGAACTTCACCACCCTTTCAGTGTGCTCTTGGATGGGGCAAAGTAGTGGCTCGATATCGCAACGATTGCagtttcttccccctcccccccccccagaaACGGCTGTAACCGGACACTACAACATCGTGTTAAGCAAATTCCTCTTTGTAGAGGGCGATAAAAGATGCAGCGCAGCAGCGACCAATAGGAAATGGAGGTTGGTTTATAGTAATTGAAGGCATTGCAGTTGCTTGTGCCGCAGAATATTTAAACACACGGGCAAATGCATGCAACCACTTACAGCTGTGTGGGGTATCACAAGGAGTGGAACAAAATAACGGGACTTTTGGAAGCTTGCAGAGCCGCTTTAATCTGAATCAGCCAGGTCAATACTGGAACCGCAATTACGTGCCCAATAAGCGATCACATTGAACAATGTCAGTATGCGAActgaagtgaagaaggcggTGCCTGCAGAAATGAACTTGAAGGTTGGCGCTTCATTGAACGAAAGGGGCAACACCACGAAGAATGTTGGTAACTGAACATTTTCATTCAACCATGGAATTCtgaagcattttttttttgaactttAGCGCTCCACTGGGCATGACAAGCCACTGTGACGCGTTCCGTGTGCGGAACATAATAATGCATTTAACTCTGATTGAACAGTGTGGTACGTATAATATCTGCCAGTTCAGTTGCTGTCAGAGCCCACGTGAAGAGCCGAGCGCTGACTCCCAGCGCACACAACTTCATATTGTGATGAATGCCATCCTTTCATTATTTCTAGTTGTAAGtagtgatgtgtaaaatatttcttcatgttctttttgtcgttCGTACCTTTGCGTCCACTTTTTTATCTCTTCTTAGTTTTCATACCTGATACGTATCTTCCGGTGGTGCTCCCTATAGAAAGCGGGTCTATATACGTGTTgtcacagaaaaaaaaaagtgagataAAGACAAAAAGCGTGTTTTGTCTATTTTATAAGAGGTGGACTGACAATGGAATCGCTTATAAAAAACATACAGAGTGACCTGGACTTGGTACGTGGTGCCCTTGCACGGGCAGCTTTTAACCAAAACCCGACATCGGCATCGAAGGAAGGCATTGGCGGGGAATCTCAAGAAGATGCGAAAAGTTGTCAGCGATCACCGCAGCGTGGAGGAGACACGGTTTTGGTCCAACCTGTGGATGACAGGGAACCGGAGGCATTAGCTGTCGCATCTGCTGCTGAGTTGAGTGCGCTTCGTGAGCAGGTCGCCGCGCTCTCTGCGGTAGAACTGCAGCGTTCGAAGCTGGAGGCACAGCTTGCTGCAAGGGATGCCGCACTTCGACATTATACTCAATCTCACCTAGCCTTATCGACGAAAGAGCAAAAGCAGCGGCGCGAACTTGAGCAAACTGCGAGTACACTAAAGGAGGCGGAAGCGGAGTTAGTCATGTGGCGTGAACGGCATCAGCGGCTCCAACGTGAAGTGCAGGTGCTTCAGCACGAGTTGGAGGCTCTAGCGGCACAGTGCGATCGACTCCAGTCTTCTGTGCTAGAGCTGCGCGAACTTTCGCGACGAGCCATCGATGATAACAACGCACTGCGGAAAGAAAAGCGGGAACTGAGGGAGGAGTGTGAAACGCTACAGAGCGTTCGTGCAGCACTCAATGATTCTGTCGCTCGTGAAGAGGCATTGACTCAGGAATTACAAGCCTTGCGTGACGCAAGTACGGAGTCGGAAGCGTACTTCAAGGCAGCGGTTGCTGAGGTGGAGGCACGACGGCAGTACTGGGCTGCTGTGCAAGGTCAGCACGAATCCCTTCTAGAGGCTCTTGCATTGACGCAGAAAACAGCCCAGATGTGGGAGGATCGTTTTGCATCGGAATGTACGCCAAAGGTTTTTGGAGTCAATGAGGTTCCCGCAGACCTTCCTGTCGATGATTTTGAACGCCCAAAAGAGGAACTACTCATCTCCACAACCGAGGATGGCGGAAGCCAGAGAGAAGTTAATAAAGGGGGTGACGAGGCAGTGGATAGGGAAAGTGCTTCTTTAGTTGCAGCCCTTGAAGCCAAGGTTGTTGACTTGGCTTTACACCTGCAAGAGCAACGTGCGGAGGCGGAGGCGGCGAAGGATGCTTACAACACCCTTGCCGCTGTGGTTGAGCGTGAGTCTTGTGATTTACTTGAGCTCCGCCGTAAGCTAGCAGCACAGCGCCCCGAGTGCATGAACCTCATAGATACGAACACTCGCCTGCAGGCTGCACTATTGGCACGTGAAAGTTATGTGGAGGCACTGCAGGACTTTGTTGTAGCGATTCTTGACGACCTAACGGGGTTGACCTTTCACTGCTACGAGTTGGAAGTGCAGTTAGCAATTTCGGGCGCAGCGACGCCCGTAACAGTTAGTGGCGATGGACGGGAGCCGGTTGCACGCCGTTCCACAGCCCTTAATTTAATTCAGAGCAAACAACAGAGATGCCAGGAATCATGGCGTATAACCGTACCGCGTGGTAAACGGGGTAGTAAAGGGATATGATCAGGGTATTATTTTGCTGTggacttttttttcaaaaaaaaaacaaaacacactctgtctttttttttctttttttctctctcgtttttcccctcttaaTTCTGCTTCAGTTTTATGGGTACGTGCGGGTGTGTTATTATACCGCATAAATGTTACAGATTAGTTTCGTGCATATCCTCTACGTTGCAATTTTTCACTTTAGTTTGAATATTCACTTTcgtttttactttgttgGTTTCCCTTATTCTcatgtctttttttaaatcttccctttttactcAATATTTAACACATACGCATGCAAACATTTATGGGATCAACATTGGAAActgctttattttgttttctgtttcatCCTGGCGACAAGCTTCGTGATGAAACCTCGGGAGGCTCATTAACTTTTCTTGACTCTGAAACTACTGTCCTTTGGCTGGATGATTTCAGGATGTACTGTGTTTGTGCATGAGTGAACTGCCCCCGATTAAAAGTAAGTGTTttcatttctattttctaCACTGCCTTCTTCCCCCTGAGTGCTTTCGTTACTTTTTGCATAAGTCTGTTACTGGTTTTACAGCGGCTGGAGAGaattgtgtgtttttttccacttattTGACTGGCGCACCGCTACACACTACTGATTCATCGAAAAACACTGCACGCAACGTTGCACATTAAGTtcgtactttttttttgttttggtttgtaCGAAGTATACcagaaggaggggaaaacctGCGTTACGTCTCTACGGCTAAGGCAAAAGTAATTAGCGACATGGTCAAGGAGACAGAGTACTACGAGCTGCTTGGCGTAGCGGTTGATGCTACTGAAAATGACATCAAACGCGCTTATCGGCGGTTGGCCCTGCGATACCATCCTGACAAAAACCCTGACAACGCAGAGGCTGCGGAGATGTTCAAACAGATTAGTCACGCCTATGAAGTTCTCAGTGATGAGGATAAGAGAAAACTGTACGACCAGCACGGGAAAGATGGACTTAGTGGTGGCGGTGATGAGGGTGAATTTGACGCATCGGATATCTTCTCCATGTTCTTCGGTGGTGGGCGGCGACAACGTGGCGAGCGCAAACCAAGGGATCTCGTACACGAACTGGCGGTATCGCTAGAAGATATGTACAATGGGCGTGTGAAGCGTGTTGCAGTCACGCGTGACAGGTTATGTAGCCAATGCGATGGGAGTGGTGTGCGCCCTGGGGCTCAACAGCAAATGTGTGAGGCATGCAATGGCCAAGGCATACAAGTGCTTGTGCAGCACATAATCCCCGGTGTTCGCCAGCAGGTGCAGTTAACATGCCAAAACTGTGGGGGTTGCGGGAAGTATGTGAGGGAGAGCGACGTTTGCCGGCGCTGCCATGGGAAGCAAATGGTAAGGGATGAAAAAGTTTTGGAGGTACCAATCGAGCGGGGTATGAAGGCGGATGATGCGATACGTTTTGAAGGCGAGGGAGATGAAGTGCTGGGGGTGCGACTAAAGGGAGATGTGCTCATCATTCTAGCGGAAAAGCCACATGACGTATTCCGTCGAGTAGGAGATCATCTCATCATGAACTATCGCATCACTTTACAGGAAGCTCTCTGTGGCTTTGAGCTCCCGGTACAGCACTTAGACAAACGAATGCTGCTGATAAAGATCCCAGCTGGGCAAGTGATTGACCCGGAGGCAGGTTGGGTTGTCCATCGCGAAGGTATGCCGCTGCCGAACACGGGCGGAATTGAGCGAGGTAACCTCATCATCCACTTCGAGGTGGAGTACCCGACGAAGTTAAGCTCACGGCAGATTGATCTGATCGCGGACGCTTTTCACGTATCTGAAGGGTTCCCCCACGTGGGAGGGCAGAAAGTTGTGCTTCGGGATGAGACCGCACGACGGCAGAGAAGGAATACGGCATCGGCCAGGCAGGCGCAACAGCGGCGTTCCAGGGATACTCGCGGCTTTGACAACCCGGATGTCTTCAGTATGGGATTCGGTGGAGGTCAAACAGCACATCAGTGTACTCAACAGTAGGCCAGGGAGAGGGACAGagagtttgtgtgtgtgtgtgtgtgagagagagagagagtagaagaagaagaagagtggAATGGGAAGTAGTAGGTGTTTCTAGTCGGGACGGGAATAAAGGTTTATCCAtcagaggagggggaaaacaaaagaaaatagcaaAACACAACAGGAGCAAGCACCGGTAAGGAAAATATGAAGTGCATGTCTGGGGAAGGTATAATAAAGAGCAGGGACATGACGTAGTGGAGCGGGATTTGCGctacttttgcttttgtatATTTTCGTGAAGGACGTTTATTACAAGGGGATGCCAAAGAGaagacaattttttttttctgttgtcgtTAAAGGGGAGGAGGGCACTATCTCGCGTGTATTCCCATCGCTTCCACTGGTCCGTTGTTGCGGTTGGTTTACTGTTGAATGGCTCACCAACTGAGAGAATGAGTCAgcccagaaaaaaaagatcaaatATTGTCTTCGagttttgtgttttgctttattttgtttctgttgttgcagttgctcgtctcctttcctgttttcgtttttaggTCCTCAACTTCATTTACAATTTGTGGGGTTATGATACGCACCGTGTTTGTTGATGTTGGCTACTTTTTCCTCTGTCTCTCCCTTCCCCATGCGGTTCAACACCGACATCCTACTTCCAGTATTATTACAACTCATTATTTGGATAACAATATTTAATAACTTcagtaaaaaaggaaaaaaaaacatcttGAACTCTCTGAGTAAAATAATTTTCCCTGCTGAAAGTTAACGGAAGTGAGGGGGATAATAAGGTTAAGTGGTGCTCGTTAGTGAAgtgataaggaaaaaaagggaaaatgaacaGTAAAACATCAATCCTTTTCATGCCACACAAGCGAACGAGCTC
The genomic region above belongs to Trypanosoma brucei brucei TREU927 chromosome 10, whole genome shotgun sequence and contains:
- a CDS encoding chaperone protein DnaJ (similar to SP:Q9QYJ0: DnaJ homolog subfamily A member 2 (mDj3). {Mus musculus;}), whose amino-acid sequence is MVKETEYYELLGVAVDATENDIKRAYRRLALRYHPDKNPDNAEAAEMFKQISHAYEVLSDEDKRKLYDQHGKDGLSGGGDEGEFDASDIFSMFFGGGRRQRGERKPRDLVHELAVSLEDMYNGRVKRVAVTRDRLCSQCDGSGVRPGAQQQMCEACNGQGIQVLVQHIIPGVRQQVQLTCQNCGGCGKYVRESDVCRRCHGKQMVRDEKVLEVPIERGMKADDAIRFEGEGDEVLGVRLKGDVLIILAEKPHDVFRRVGDHLIMNYRITLQEALCGFELPVQHLDKRMLLIKIPAGQVIDPEAGWVVHREGMPLPNTGGIERGNLIIHFEVEYPTKLSSRQIDLIADAFHVSEGFPHVGGQKVVLRDETARRQRRNTASARQAQQRRSRDTRGFDNPDVFSMGFGGGQTAHQCTQQ